In one window of Miscanthus floridulus cultivar M001 chromosome 12, ASM1932011v1, whole genome shotgun sequence DNA:
- the LOC136497958 gene encoding small glutamine-rich tetratricopeptide repeat-containing protein 2-like: protein MAMAVARLTSLACTPRQAQHRRRHSLAPPRASGAVEVRVCTNRTCARQGGREVLAALAGLAPPRVDVGSCGCLGRCGAGPNVAASVAGSAAVFGHVGTAARGAKLLEHLLGSAEFDAALELTALATREKAKAALEKGDADEAEALLTEVIGSNACGGLHLVYKSRSKARLAMGDISGALEDAEEAIRIAPRFPQAHLLRGDALFAMGEYSVAEDAYADALDLDPSIRRSKSFRARAERLQEKLVSANNP from the exons atggcgatggcggtgGCCCGGCTGACCAGTCTCGCCTGCACTCCCCGACAGGCGCAGCATCGCCGCCGCCATAGCCTTGCTCCGCCGCGTGCCTCGGGTGCGGTGGAGGTGCGGGTCTGCACGAACCGCACGTGCGCGCGGCAGGGCGGGCGCGAGGTCCTGGCTGCGCTCGCGGGCCTCGCGCCGCCGCGTGTCGACGTGGGCTCCTGCGGGTGCCTCGGGCGCTGCGGCGCCGGGCCCAACGTCGCAGCGTCCGTCGCCGGGAGCGCCGCGGTGTTCGGCCACGTGGGCACGGCGGCGCGAGGCGCGAAGCTACTGGAGCACCTCCTCGGCTCCGCGGAGTTCGACGCGGCCCTAGAGCTCACCGCGCTGGCCACGAGGGAGAAGGCGAAGGCTGCCCTCGAGAAGGGAGACGCGGACGAAGCGGAAGCCCTTCTGACTGAG GTTATTGGGTCCAATGCTTGTGGTGGTCTGCATTTGGTGTACAAGAGCAG GTCTAAGGCGAGATTGGCAATGGGGGATATCTCTGGTGCACTTGAGGACGCTGAGGAAGCAATAAGAATAGCTCCCAGATTTCCTCAG GCTCACTTATTGCGAGGCGACGCACTTTTTGCAATGGGTGAATATTCTGTTGCGGAAGATGCCTATGCGGATGCCTTGGATCTTGATCCATCTATTCGCCGATCCAAGTCTTTCAGG GCCCGTGCGGAAAGGCTACAAGAGAAGCTTGTTAGTGCAAATAATCCATAG
- the LOC136497957 gene encoding haloacid dehalogenase-like hydrolase domain-containing protein At4g39970: MPPTTVPSTSLALPTAARAGARRHAFFSNRSPSSVPTARLRRAPRLVMVSASASLEALIFDCDGVILESENLHRQAYNDAFANFGVRCPPASSDPLYWDEAFYDDLQNRIGGGKPKMRWYFGENGWPSSKIFETPPSTDSDKEKLVDIIQDWKTERYKEIIKSGTVKPRPGVLRLMDEVKDAGIKLAVCSAATKSSVIMCLENLIGLERFNGLDCFLAGDDVKLKKPDPTIYITASEKLGVGSKNCLVVEDSVIGLLAAKGAGMSCIITYTPSTASQDFKDASATYPDLSNVRLEDLKLLFQKTLVTG, encoded by the exons ATGCCTCCGACTACGGTGCCTTCCACTTCCCTCGCACTCCCCACCGCCGCCCGTGCCGGCGCTCGCCGCCATGCCTTCTTCAGCAACCGATCACCCTCAAGCGTCCCCACCGCGCGCCTCCGCCGCGCGCCCCGGCTCGTCATGGTCTCTGCCTCGGCGTCTCTGGAGGCCCTCATCTTTGATTGCGACGGCGTCATACTGGAGTCAGAGAACCTCCACCGCCAGGCCTACAACGACGCGTTCGCGAACTTCGGGGTGCGCTGCCCGCCGGCCTCCTCCGACCCGCTGTACTGGGACGAGGCTTTCTACGACGACCTACAGAACCGCATCGGCGGAGGGAAGCCCAAGATGCGGTG GTACTTTGGGGAAAATGGGTGGCCTTCTTCAAAGATCTTTGAGACACCACCTTCGACTGACTCTGATAAGGAGAAGTTGGTTGACATAATTCAG GATTGGAAAACAGAGAGATACAAAGAAATAATAAAATCTGGAACT GTGAAACCTAGACCTGGTGTTTTGCGGTTGATGGATGAAGTGAAGGATGCG GGTATCAAGCTTGCTGTTTGCTCTGCAGCAACTAAAAGTTCAGTCATAATGTGCCTTGAAAACCTTATTGGACTT GAGCGATTTAATGGCCTGGATTGCTTCCTTGCTG GTGATGATGTTAAACTAAAGAAGCCTGATCCAACAATATATATAACAGCATCAGAG AAATTAGGTGTGGGAAGCAAGAACTGCCTTGTGGTTGAGGATAGTGTTATTGGATTACTA GCTGCAAAAGGGGCAGGGATGTCATGTATAATAACATATACACCTTCAACTGCTAGCCAA GATTTCAAGGATGCAAGTGCTACCTATCCTGACCTTAGTAATGTCAG GCTTGAGGATCTCAAGCTATTATTCCAGAAAACTCTTGTTACTGGATAG